One stretch of Paroedura picta isolate Pp20150507F chromosome 13, Ppicta_v3.0, whole genome shotgun sequence DNA includes these proteins:
- the VSIG4 gene encoding V-set and immunoglobulin domain-containing protein 4 isoform X3, producing the protein MPLMSCSEQALLDLTGVQEIEGTWKASVRLPCVYGPSADFRQVTVLWKASLADHGIRTIFRRDPDSGDQTLFTNFRNRIRVPKEPPGDVSLLIEDLEMNDRGQYTCEVVWVTRNKSRMTRERTTVLSVIKVAVTKPTITAGTTESILPTGRNTSLTCHAYGSPPIQYRWLRATQGGNDVPVSQNAVLRFDSLQVLDAGTYYCEAGNRVSSAVQRSDAFQLTVEDPSEIPTLQPSSENANTHIAKRETVTAEWKFRAGSTASPLGPRRTSPTRDLVPTSVVSQRDGSILEQHASNSALRKAGLPLYIIAVIVVLCVMMLLAVLTIIFCRKKLKRDHIYKMSYSRPVTVGREEATCDAAAPFRCESVQATPRVENNYSMEPTETSEYVRMDTKLDNEYEILIRKMESEYEVVGTEGVAACRPSS; encoded by the exons ATGCCTTTGATGTCCTGCAGTGAGCAAG ccctgctggatctaacTGGTGTACAAGAAATAGAAGGGACTTGGAAGGCATCCGTCCGTTTGCCGTGTGTGTATGGACCCTCTGCTGACTTCAGACAAGTGACCGTCTTATGGAAAGCTTCTCTGGCAGATCATGGCATTAGGACCATCTTTCGCCGGGATCCTGACTCCGGGGATCAGACACTCTTCAcaaatttcagaaacagaatcCGTGTTCCCAAAGAACCCCCTGGAGACGTCTCCCTCTTAATTGAGGACCTGGAGATGAACGATCGTGGACAATATACCTGCGAAGTTGTCTGGGTGACAAGAAACAAGAGCAGGATGACAAGAGAGAGGACGACTGTCCTCAGTGTCATCAAAG TTGCAGTGACCAAACCCACCATCACGGCTGGGACCACGGAATCCATCCTGCCTACAGGGAGGAATACCAGCTTGACCTGCCATGCCTACGGCTCCCCACCTATCCAATACCGATGGTTGAGGGCAACACAAGGAGGAAATGACGTCCCAGTCAGCCAGAACGCTGTACTCCGCTTTGACAGTCTGCAGGTATTGGATGCAGGAACGTACTACTGTGAAGCAGGAAACCGAGTTAGCTCTGCTGTCCAGAGGAGTGATGCTTTTCAGCTAACAGTGGAAG ATCCTTCAGAAATCCCTACTCTGCAGCCAAGCTCTGAGAATGCAAATACTCACATTGCCAAAAGAG AAACGGTGACTGCAGAGTGGAAGTTCAGGGCAGGAAGCACAGCCAGCCCCCTCGGCCCCAGAAGGACCTCCCCAACAAGAG ATCTGGTTCCAACGTCAGTCGTGTCTCAGAGGGACGGTAGCATTTTAGAGCAACATGCTTCCAACTCAG CTCTTCGGAAAGCCGGACTGCCCCTGTACATCATTGCTGTGATTGTCGTGCTTTGTGTCATGATGCTCCTTGCGGTCCTGACCATCATCTTCTGTCGGAAGAAGCTCAAGCGCG ATCACATCTACAAAATGTCCTA CAGCCGTCCTGTGACTGTCGGGAGGGAAGAGGCCACCTGTGATGCGGCCGCACCATTCCGGTGTGAATCTGTGCAAGCCACTCCAAGGGTTGAGAACAATTACTCCATGGAACCCACCGAAACCTCTGAATACGTGCGAATGGACACAAAGTTAGACAATGAGTACGAGATACTCATCCGCAAGATGGAGTCGGAATACGAAGTGGTCGGCACGGAGGGTGTGGCCGCATGCAGGCCAAGCTCTTAA
- the VSIG4 gene encoding V-set and immunoglobulin domain-containing protein 4 isoform X1 — translation MDHQPLCFWLLLLTCTGCGKALLDLTGVQEIEGTWKASVRLPCVYGPSADFRQVTVLWKASLADHGIRTIFRRDPDSGDQTLFTNFRNRIRVPKEPPGDVSLLIEDLEMNDRGQYTCEVVWVTRNKSRMTRERTTVLSVIKVAVTKPTITAGTTESILPTGRNTSLTCHAYGSPPIQYRWLRATQGGNDVPVSQNAVLRFDSLQVLDAGTYYCEAGNRVSSAVQRSDAFQLTVEDPSEIPTLQPSSENANTHIAKRETVTAEWKFRAGSTASPLGPRRTSPTRDLVPTSVVSQRDGSILEQHASNSALRKAGLPLYIIAVIVVLCVMMLLAVLTIIFCRKKLKRDHIYKMSYSRPVTVGREEATCDAAAPFRCESVQATPRVENNYSMEPTETSEYVRMDTKLDNEYEILIRKMESEYEVVGTEGVAACRPSS, via the exons ATGGACCACCAGCCTCTTTgcttctggctgctcctgcttaCCTGCACCGGCTGCGGGAAAG ccctgctggatctaacTGGTGTACAAGAAATAGAAGGGACTTGGAAGGCATCCGTCCGTTTGCCGTGTGTGTATGGACCCTCTGCTGACTTCAGACAAGTGACCGTCTTATGGAAAGCTTCTCTGGCAGATCATGGCATTAGGACCATCTTTCGCCGGGATCCTGACTCCGGGGATCAGACACTCTTCAcaaatttcagaaacagaatcCGTGTTCCCAAAGAACCCCCTGGAGACGTCTCCCTCTTAATTGAGGACCTGGAGATGAACGATCGTGGACAATATACCTGCGAAGTTGTCTGGGTGACAAGAAACAAGAGCAGGATGACAAGAGAGAGGACGACTGTCCTCAGTGTCATCAAAG TTGCAGTGACCAAACCCACCATCACGGCTGGGACCACGGAATCCATCCTGCCTACAGGGAGGAATACCAGCTTGACCTGCCATGCCTACGGCTCCCCACCTATCCAATACCGATGGTTGAGGGCAACACAAGGAGGAAATGACGTCCCAGTCAGCCAGAACGCTGTACTCCGCTTTGACAGTCTGCAGGTATTGGATGCAGGAACGTACTACTGTGAAGCAGGAAACCGAGTTAGCTCTGCTGTCCAGAGGAGTGATGCTTTTCAGCTAACAGTGGAAG ATCCTTCAGAAATCCCTACTCTGCAGCCAAGCTCTGAGAATGCAAATACTCACATTGCCAAAAGAG AAACGGTGACTGCAGAGTGGAAGTTCAGGGCAGGAAGCACAGCCAGCCCCCTCGGCCCCAGAAGGACCTCCCCAACAAGAG ATCTGGTTCCAACGTCAGTCGTGTCTCAGAGGGACGGTAGCATTTTAGAGCAACATGCTTCCAACTCAG CTCTTCGGAAAGCCGGACTGCCCCTGTACATCATTGCTGTGATTGTCGTGCTTTGTGTCATGATGCTCCTTGCGGTCCTGACCATCATCTTCTGTCGGAAGAAGCTCAAGCGCG ATCACATCTACAAAATGTCCTA CAGCCGTCCTGTGACTGTCGGGAGGGAAGAGGCCACCTGTGATGCGGCCGCACCATTCCGGTGTGAATCTGTGCAAGCCACTCCAAGGGTTGAGAACAATTACTCCATGGAACCCACCGAAACCTCTGAATACGTGCGAATGGACACAAAGTTAGACAATGAGTACGAGATACTCATCCGCAAGATGGAGTCGGAATACGAAGTGGTCGGCACGGAGGGTGTGGCCGCATGCAGGCCAAGCTCTTAA
- the VSIG4 gene encoding V-set and immunoglobulin domain-containing protein 4 isoform X2, protein MDHQPLCFWLLLLTCTGCGKALLDLTGVQEIEGTWKASVRLPCVYGPSADFRQVTVLWKASLADHGIRTIFRRDPDSGDQTLFTNFRNRIRVPKEPPGDVSLLIEDLEMNDRGQYTCEVVWVTRNKSRMTRERTTVLSVIKVAVTKPTITAGTTESILPTGRNTSLTCHAYGSPPIQYRWLRATQGGNDVPVSQNAVLRFDSLQVLDAGTYYCEAGNRVSSAVQRSDAFQLTVEDPSEIPTLQPSSENANTHIAKRETVTAEWKFRAGSTASPLGPRRTSPTRDLVPTSVVSQRDGSILEQHASNSALRKAGLPLYIIAVIVVLCVMMLLAVLTIIFCRKKLKRDHIYKMSYRPVTVGREEATCDAAAPFRCESVQATPRVENNYSMEPTETSEYVRMDTKLDNEYEILIRKMESEYEVVGTEGVAACRPSS, encoded by the exons ATGGACCACCAGCCTCTTTgcttctggctgctcctgcttaCCTGCACCGGCTGCGGGAAAG ccctgctggatctaacTGGTGTACAAGAAATAGAAGGGACTTGGAAGGCATCCGTCCGTTTGCCGTGTGTGTATGGACCCTCTGCTGACTTCAGACAAGTGACCGTCTTATGGAAAGCTTCTCTGGCAGATCATGGCATTAGGACCATCTTTCGCCGGGATCCTGACTCCGGGGATCAGACACTCTTCAcaaatttcagaaacagaatcCGTGTTCCCAAAGAACCCCCTGGAGACGTCTCCCTCTTAATTGAGGACCTGGAGATGAACGATCGTGGACAATATACCTGCGAAGTTGTCTGGGTGACAAGAAACAAGAGCAGGATGACAAGAGAGAGGACGACTGTCCTCAGTGTCATCAAAG TTGCAGTGACCAAACCCACCATCACGGCTGGGACCACGGAATCCATCCTGCCTACAGGGAGGAATACCAGCTTGACCTGCCATGCCTACGGCTCCCCACCTATCCAATACCGATGGTTGAGGGCAACACAAGGAGGAAATGACGTCCCAGTCAGCCAGAACGCTGTACTCCGCTTTGACAGTCTGCAGGTATTGGATGCAGGAACGTACTACTGTGAAGCAGGAAACCGAGTTAGCTCTGCTGTCCAGAGGAGTGATGCTTTTCAGCTAACAGTGGAAG ATCCTTCAGAAATCCCTACTCTGCAGCCAAGCTCTGAGAATGCAAATACTCACATTGCCAAAAGAG AAACGGTGACTGCAGAGTGGAAGTTCAGGGCAGGAAGCACAGCCAGCCCCCTCGGCCCCAGAAGGACCTCCCCAACAAGAG ATCTGGTTCCAACGTCAGTCGTGTCTCAGAGGGACGGTAGCATTTTAGAGCAACATGCTTCCAACTCAG CTCTTCGGAAAGCCGGACTGCCCCTGTACATCATTGCTGTGATTGTCGTGCTTTGTGTCATGATGCTCCTTGCGGTCCTGACCATCATCTTCTGTCGGAAGAAGCTCAAGCGCG ATCACATCTACAAAATGTCCTA CCGTCCTGTGACTGTCGGGAGGGAAGAGGCCACCTGTGATGCGGCCGCACCATTCCGGTGTGAATCTGTGCAAGCCACTCCAAGGGTTGAGAACAATTACTCCATGGAACCCACCGAAACCTCTGAATACGTGCGAATGGACACAAAGTTAGACAATGAGTACGAGATACTCATCCGCAAGATGGAGTCGGAATACGAAGTGGTCGGCACGGAGGGTGTGGCCGCATGCAGGCCAAGCTCTTAA